CAAGAGCCTAAGAGTCTCAACTGCCAAGCTCAAGAAAACTAAGACAAAGCCTTTAACAACATCAAAAcctaatgttttttcttttctctgccTCAAAGATTCGGATAGTAGTACGTATAGTAGACCTTATAAAGGCTAGACAGACACAGacacagtaggtaggtacagccACTACATTGTTTTGAAAAgaaagggggaaaaaagaaCCAGTGACACGACGACACGAGAAATAATTACagtcattttcgatttttgttaatttgtttTAATGTTGTAGCTTTTGTAGCCGTAGCCAGTAAATAGGTTATTTCTCTCAAAGTTGTGTATATagcaaaattattataatttatagaaagtagaaatataaaattaaaagtcGTTGAATTTTCTGAGTCTATCCAAAATAAAATCTCATCAAGTATgctatttggtaaaaattgcgaTACTGGTACTGGACTTCTTTATATTTTCTctacgtgaaaaaattttaaatgaacaaaatcattACCTACTCTTCAGTTTCGAAGATTAGATGCATTCCTATTCCTCATCAAGTCATCAtgtcatcaattcatcataatgagaaaaacgaaataatttttgagttttgaatttgaattgaaagCAAGAAACGCCAACGTCCAattaaggcttttgacgtattgcgggttgcatatcggtttgcctgaactttatcggtttggtgggcattcttatcagtgagtatcaaaatttcatattttgagcaattttcgcaaggtgtttttgaaatgtatagcttttatttagttttttcttcaattttaagcactgttaaaccctgtaatggaaaaagatcctctcttcgtcgagttttaaagaacttgacaaaacgtctttgaacctcgacaaagagcggatctttttccatcacaggatttaacagtgtttaaaattgaaggaaaaactaaataaaagctctaaatttcaaaaacaccttgtgaaaattgctcaaaatatgaaattttgatactcactgataagaatgcccaccaaaccgataaagttcaggcaaaccaatatgcaacccgcaatacgtcaaaagccttatttcaatttattacgGCTTATGTAGGCAGATAAACAGTGCATAACAAAATCACAAACCAATGCCTATCTTCACTTGTAAGTTGAAAGTCGAAAATTACACCAACTACATTGTCGTTATATGTATATGCTAtatattgatttgaaaaatgcgTAAATGTAAATAAATCGCACGAATACAAAACTGTTTTTGATAGTTCTTTGATCTAATTTCTAATTTCCTAGAACTTCACTCTGGTTTTGCTTTCGCATAAATTGGCGACCTCAACCGCCTCAACGTTCAATCAGGCGATTATTCTGCCTATCTGATCTCTGATGTTAATTGATAATCATTTCCAATATTTATTTCCATCTCCGTCTTCACTTCCTTCATCTTTATGAAGCCATCTCCCATGATCGGagcgaaaaacttttaaaaacttgaaaaaaacctcaaattatcaaataatttaaaaaaaaaaaaaattctataacgCGCGGAATTGTGTGACAATAGCAACTTTAATGCTGCTCGCGTCGATTGACGTTCCAAAGTAATGTGTAAATAGCCTTTTtcttgagcaaaattttgagcaaaaattcttTGATGTACTCCGACGCCTTTCGAATAAttagatcatgaaaaaaattaataatatcaTTGATTTAGAACcgtttttgtcattttcgagTATCTATTTCGTGAAAATAACCAAAgttcaaattgaagaattcgatTCTTCTTTATtggccattttgtaaatagaCTTTCATGTTATGTTGTAATTAATTTTCCTTATTTTATAAAGTGTGTTGTGTTTTCAATGGAGGAACTTTCCTCCAAAATCGAACATTTCTGAGGTTtctctttttgatttttccatcttGGTTTTTTTGACTGATTATCGAATTGGTATACTTTTAAACTTGGTGCATCGCTTTGCGAATTGTTTAGAATGGGAATGTCAGGTTCAAGAGATTCTTCGCACATAGTGCGTTTCAATGATTCTGGCATAATAGAATCGATTAACGAAGAAAATGAACTGTCAGACGTCGCCGAAGTGTTGAACTATCTGATTCTGAGGTAAGTTTTCCGAGTAGTTTTCTATTCCATGTTTATTATACTAAGGCACAAGTAAAAGTGATAAAAGTATGTCAATGTAAACTTTACGTTGTAGTGGTCAGTTGAATATTTTGATGTCTCGAGAACAATGGCTGAGGACGTTTTATGACTTTGAAGAAAGCGAAGAAGAAGAATATGATTATCCTGCTGCTCCAATACCACCCCCTCGCATTAATACTCCTTTAAATGCTGCAAATTTGAATGTAAGTTTAATGTTGAATGTTTTTCTGCGTACTTATACAATATAAAAGAGAGAACGTCCCCCTAAGTTTAAATTTTGTTACAGAAAAGTGATATTAAAACCATCACCGAACGATCCTGCGGATTAAGACAGAAACGCAGTTTATCACGGCCAAGGAATATCGTTGATATGTTGAATATGCAGAAGGTTCGAATCGTTAATTACTAATCAGTTGGACGTAGTCTGTACTGTGTAttggtaatttcttcaatatttcaCATTTTGTTTGCAGAATGGCATGCCTGGAAGTGGTAATTTTACTCATGGTGATATGTGCAAGATAACGAACTACCGAGTACCTTGTCATTTAGTGAAAGATGTTGATAGATATAACACTAAAGCATTCATAAGCGTATTTTCGGACGATGGTAACAAATTACTTACCGTTAGTCAAGGTATATGCGAGTTCATTTTCTAAATAAACGCCTTGATAAGTAGGAACGATTTAATAATTTCGATGTCGTTTTTCAGATCGTAATTTACATTTATATGATTCCTCTGCTCCGCTGTACACTCcaataaaacaagaaaaaggCAAAGATATAGACTGGAGTATTTTAGACGCTGCATTTACGCCTGATGGTGCAACTGTCATCTTTTCTAGTTGGTCTAACAATAGTGAGTAGAATATTATCTCTCTCCGGAGTAAGTTTTGCGAgatgtttcattaattttaatttttatcagttCACGCATGGCGTATCAATGACGATAGTGATCAAGCTGGAAGTGCTCAAGATAAACTGATCATCGACGTCGAAGAATCACGATTTGCTTGTTTTTCTGTTGCTGTTTCATATGACGGTAGTTACGCCTTGGCTGGTGCTAATGATGGCTGTATTTATATGTATGATAGACACTCCGATAAAAGGACATTAAGGGTGAGTTAAATTTTCGATTGTGTATCTATTTGCGAGTATTCAACGTGCAACTAAGTCGTTTTTCTTCCTCGTTTAGTTGCAAGCTCACGAAGAAGACGTCAATGCTGTTAGATTCGGTAGCTACGGTGATGATGTCATACTAAGTGGCAGCGACGATGGCCTAATCAAGGTACATTGGTTTCAGTCCAAAATACTCATCCTATTCCACTGTAGATAGTTTTCTAACCGTATGAATTATGTCTGATTTTAGGTATGGGATCGCAGAGTAATAAACACAAATAATCCGAAAGCCGTTGGCATGTTTTCCGGTCATCGAGACGGTATCGCTTATTTAGACATGAAAGGCGACGGTAGACATTTTATTTCCAATTCAAAAGATCAAACTATCAAGTTATGGGATATGCGTAAATTCTCGAGTACAAAAGAAGAAAGTCGTACCAGAGAGGCGTTATGCGTACCTGATTGGGATTACCGCTGGCAACCCGTACCTAAAAAACTCAAATGTAAAAGTCCATTACCCGAAGACACGTCTGTGATGACTTATCGCGGTCATGCTGTGCTTCAAACTCTGATCAGAGCCAAATTCTCTCCAACGAGAACGACCGGCCAGAGATACATTTATACCGGCTGCGCTAGTGGACGACTAGTTGGTAAGAGAAAATACAGTTACAAGTATTTTGgtggttgttttcatttttttattcaactgtTTGGTTTGGTTTCGTTTTCAGTATACGACTTATTGACTGGCAAAATAGAGAAAGTATTCAAAGGACATGAAGCTAATGTTCGTGACGTTTCGTGGCATCCGTATCGATCTGAAATCGTTACAGCTTCGGTATGTGAGACGTGAGACACGTCGTTGTTGTCGTAGTTATTACTTACGTACATTTTGCGAGTACCAAtactaaaattttaccaatttttacaGTGGGACTGCCGCGTAAAATTATGGAACAGCGCACCTGCGATGGTAGATGAAAACGACGACGAAATTCCAATTAAAAGGGTCCGCCGAAGTGCTCGCATAGCGGCTCGTCAACGGGACGCTGAAACAAAATCCAAGATTATCTGTGTATCCGATGAAGGCGCTGGACCATCGTCGATTTAAATCGCACCACATATTTTAGTATCATTGTCGCAACACGAATTTCTGCGACCATTACAACATTTCTGCGAACTGGTTcagttttttattattcattttgcgttttgtttgttttctcttcagttgaaatttttaacgaatGAATTTTTACGCAGAAGTTACCGAAttcttttgttgattttttttctaaatttttcacctAATTAGTGGAATTGTGTATAGTTGAATCAAAAGCAAAATATCGAATTATCAAGGTAATGGTATTTTGATATCTTTTGATAGACAAAACAAAACGTTGACTTTTGTATTTTATCTGCTAATCATCAGTGTTCTTATAATAAGGTAGATGCATAATACGCAGATATCAAATTGTAAATTGCGCTCGACGAAGTTCATTATTGTGGATAATTTATGTAATATACGAACTCCTAAGTTCTATTTAAatagttttattatttttaagttgaaaaatgtaaaaaatatattacactTTGTTACAAGTTGAGATTTTATTTATTATCGTAGGGTTTAAAATAACTTTCTCCGTATGTTTTACCTACAATCAGAAACTAGATATACTTCGATAGTCGATACAACAGGTCGCTGTGCTTTTTAAAAGGTTACATTTTGATTTGACGATTTTTCAGCCTTCAGTTTTTCTCAACGAAGGTTGAATTTCTACCTTGCTTGTTTGTATTGGTATATGTTTACACAAACACTTGAATCGTTGCTTCGAATAGGTAAAAATGAGGAAAGTTTGCGGTACTCATTTCTGTGCTTACAAATTTCAATGGCACCAGTATGACTATTTCACatttataattaaataaattatttcatctaCATATGTATCAAATCACGTGTTCACAATATCACTTCATTTTTTCTCGAAGTTCTTTTTAGGCAATTCTTTTCATTATctgcattttttaaacatttttttttttaaatctgagaCCTAAGAGATCGGCTAGTTTTCTTTCACCAAGGtcaagaaaatcaatttcacttCAAATTGTAACCCAAAACTTTAATTATCACGTAATCATTTTGAaggtaacatttttttcctcccaaATCATCGAGTTAGTTGTCATAAATCACTATTCGTTTTCCTCTCATGTTTTTACTAccacaaaatatttcaaagttgcatctcgcaaaaaattactcactaggtagtttaaaaaaaccaacatttttcaacactACGAAATGCACTTCACTTTGAAACGCATTTGTCTTCTCAGTTAAATACGAAGGAGACGAAGTAcacgtacctacgtaatacaACTTATAGGTACAGTTGGACGGtttccatttttcgaaatatcaTAGCCATGTCTTCATTCAAGACctagttctaattttttttttcttcaaaatcagtAATGATGCATAACTACTATTTCTCctatttttaaagttgaaagtaAACCTTCGTTCGCGAAGAAGCCTAGTTAATTTAACTAAATAGGCTTCCTATGATCGCAATAATTTTTACGAtaccaaaaagaaaacaaacgagaaaaaaatcaaacgattaTTAATCTTCAATATATACAAGAAATATTATATTAAAACGAATAAATAGTATAAAGGCAGGGAGGGAAAGGGAGATAAATCGTAAAtataaaaacacgttttttaaaCCTATGGTTTAAAATCGCAAAATGAGGAACTACGGCGAGATgatcaaaaatcttcaaaaacctTCTGTTCTTCTTCACCAACAAACGGCGCGTCTTTCCAGTCAATTTCGGGATATTCGTCAAAGTTACGCGTATCTCCTTCGAATGATATTCTGGGTACGATTGGTGGCtgcaatgaaaaaacaaaaaacaagaaacgtTAACACTTATGGTTTTTTTAGTCTCAAACACGTATAACGAACAATCAATAAGTAGATAAGCCAAGATGGAAATGggacaatttattttattctgaTAAATTGCAGCAGAAgttaacaagggaaccttttcaactcgtaaactccccgaagttgatttttcgattttttgggggaaatttttgaaaatggcggaaATAGTTTATTAGCACCtatattaattttctacaaaaagagcAAGCGTATTagagataaaaatttgaaactcggTTTACACTAAAGTCGACCTTCCGAATCGAGTGGCAGCATTTTCAAGCcaatctggagtctccagaaaaagttggcctttctccagcaatttcaaatcgctccagaaggcgttgtaatcaatttcggcagttgaaaatttaatcttgGCAATCCGAGGtaacgagttgaaaagtgtactttttgacaagttaaaaaatctcaaatttaaaaaaaaattccaaaatcgtcaatttttgtatcgctctttcgatctagttttgttcgattcaaaaacttttctgcCAGTTAGAATTCTCCACTTCTCTAGAAATCGACCCCCTGAAtcgatttccatcatttttacacCGACCagcagcctccagcagaagttggttttctccagaaatttcaaatcgcccACAAAATCACCCTAAAAACGTTACGGTAATTCCGTCCACTCAACGTTAACTTTTTTTATCCTGTAAAAATGTGtcctcgaaaaaaattgacgactttggaattttcagatattgaaaaagaaatcgagTTTTACTTAAGAAAAAGAGGTTTTGtagaaaatcacgaaaaaagtggtaattttttaaataggtagatatgtaggtacagggtgcccagaaatatcgagcgcccctaagaaagttttctactaaaatactttgattggtcacagtgaatgataataataatagcacatgattggttgttggactggagagataacattccaccaatcatatgcatctaccTATTTCActttgccaacctatatttttaatgaaaaactttcttaggggtgctcgatatttttgggcaccctgtaatgtactaggtaggtagtaggcaCGTATTTTCATGCAGTTTGcaggcaatttttttccttcttcttagaaaaaaatgtcagatttaAATGTTAGATGCACAGCTTCAAGTTTTCTCGAATAAAATGATATGAATCAATTATCCATGATCGATATTAGGAGCATTCgccaatgtaaaattattgtagaaaaaaatattgaagttttGCTAAAAACTCCTAAATAcaatagaattgaaaaaaaactcaattcagcttttcaaatttacaaaagttccaacattgaaaaatgttcatcaaaaaaatttcaagtttggtaAATTTGACGCAATTTATCAATCGGTAAATAAAGTAAATACGACATTGACattgaaataattgataaataaaaacttgtttcattcggaaaattacttcaaagaaaatatttttcacgtaACTTGAACTACGAgctagattttttttgcaatgaaatTGATACGAAAAGGGACAAATATAAAAAAGGAAACTCTTTGTAGTCAAACATCTGTTAATTTATCAGAATAAAAACGGCATAAAGGTAAGATTGAATAAAACACACGATGAAATATTCACAgtgcgtaggtaggtaaggtatggtATGGTATAGGCCTACCTTTAATCTTTTATGATAGACGTCTTTCCAATCGACGTGTTTGAACCATCTGTGTCGTTTTACGTCGTCGGCGCCGTTCTGCAAAATTTCACAACAATGTAATAATAATCCTACCTCGAGTAAGTATATGAAAAATATTACCGCTAATGAAGCAATGTTTACCTTCATGTTGCCAAGTCGTTTCGTACGATCTTGAACGAGAAGTTTTTTAATAAGATCTTTCGCGATGGGATCGATGAATCTGTTCCATTCGATTTTACCGGCtagaattttttcgtaaatGCCGAACGGATTATCGTCGAAGAAAGGTGGGTATCCGACTAGCATTTCGTAAATCAGCACGCCTGcgaaaaaggaaacaaaatacACAATTTATACCACATGTGATTAGATCCGCCAACGCAACAGGTAGTAGGAAATCGCGATGTGCGGTTTCATGGGTCAACAGCATTATTCTTCCTTCacattttaattacctatcgtTTCATCAACTGATCAGGGttgctttttttcattattattatgatAAGACGTAATTcgataaatgaaaatataatattttttgtcaaaacctCGTTGTTATTGTGGTTCAATAACCTTGAAATAATTATAAGCTTCGGTAGTAGTATAGCCTACTCTTAGGtaaatctatcaaaatttttggatgttGAAAAATCCACTATCGACGAATTCATTATGTAAGAAATTTGCTAACAGATGAGCGATTTCGATCGTACGATAATGTATTTATGTAGGagtttttttaaagtttataCCAAGGTcgatgtacatatgtataatgtaATGTATCGCGATGTATTACCTAAAGCCCACCAATCGACAGCCTTATTGTGTCCTTTGGATTGTATTATTTCAGGAGCCAAGTATTCAGGCGTACCACACAGAGTCCACGTTCTGTAACACAACATTCAAACACAATAAATTAACTATACGATataaaagtacataataataatacgaaTAACGACGTTTATGGATTAAAATAAATCTTTTCCAATCACCGCGAATACATAAGGGGCGGAGGCGACGACGCAGCGTAAAACACACCGCTCCTCGTTTTACATTACCcttgcaataatttttaatacacgtcggatatttttagaaaatataataaatttaCGACGAGATACACCGTACACGTACGACGACGTGTTGTCGCGAGTtaaaaggtacctatacgaCCACGTTCAATTACACGCAATTATTCCGCTCTAATTTAAATATCCAGCGGAGAGATTTTCTCAGTCTCGTATAGCAAaacttttctttgttttttgcttatttctaggcaattttagaaaaacgatCGTTTGGCGTGAAATGCGATACTTCGGTCTCTCGCATTAGCGTAATTAAGCCGTCCAAAAAAAGATATTCTGCACGAAACGCCCAAAGAAGAAGAAAGATGGACAGAGTTGTTCTTTGGCTGCTACCGAAATTGGTCAGATTGACGATAACTGCGctatattattttatcaaattatgcCTGGGGACGTTCTATTTCACCGGAGTATGTTTGATGATCTGCGGAAGACCTAGTTTAACCTTTGAAATGTTACCTCAGCTAAGAATTCCATTCGTGACAACCTTCAAAATCGCTTTTCAATCAGTTGGTGAAATTGTACGAAAAGGTAAAACAGTTATGTGTATCGAAATAAAGTAgtaaatgttttaaattaagCTCATCGTCGGCGCCGAGAAATAGGTAACGTTTGTCATCTATTATAAGACCTTATACAAAAGAATGGTAATAAAAATAACgctactcgattttttttttgtttgaatattcatttttaccaTTAATTACCGAGATAATACTGACATAACGTACAATTACCAAGTATTTACCACgtattatttcaaattaccagtaattacgaGGAAATTACCTCCAATTTCTTCGGATTACCACCTGTTACCGGTTATTTACCTACAATTACCGCGAATTACCAAATAATCAAGGGAATCACGGTATTTTGAggtaaaattagaaaattttttggtaattttgagtaattttgcggtaattatgaaaaattctagGTAAACTTGGTAATTCTCTTCATTTTTACGTGAAATGTACAAAGTTTTGGTAGTTTCAGTTTCTGAATCATTTTTCCATACATGTTGGaaatttgactaattttttttaatcagaagCTCATAATtggtgaatgaaaaaattctgtaaaatctATACCTATCagatattaatttaaaaaaaaaaaaaaaaaaactgaaaactgaaattacgtttaaaattttaaacgactATAGTATATActttttctgagtgattttaCAAATTATGGGTTTCTCATGACAGCTTTTGGTGGCTTAAGAGCCATTCGtgaccaataaaaaaaataataataccatTCAGAATTCAATCCTATCCCATTGGCCATTTCCCAACTTAATAACAACTTTttcatacctttacctatagtgaaaaaaaagaaaaactcgcCAAGTAAAAATCTAGCCACGAGGCAAAGAATATGCAACTATTAAAGCAGTAAATGCCGAATTAAGCGCATCAATGACGACTCGTATCGTGAAAATAATCTGACCTTGTCATTTCAAGCGTAGTCCAGTTCAATAAAATCAATTCCAAATAAACTAAACGTgtaccaaataaaaaaaaaataaaaaaaaaaaaaaaaacgcaaacaAAACATTTTGTATCGTACCCACGTAAGCAGCTAAGCACCCTGTTTACctatccaaaattttcagaaattcgtttaaatttcgaaaatatgtacctataatgcACTAATCTATCTAATTACATCTTTGTGCGCATTCGATAGGTATTAcgaatttttcatctaaatacctacttagtagTAAAATAATACcatgttttgattattttagaGTAACCGCAGACAAAaaaacgcgagcaaaacattctcaaaaatattaaaccgaaaagaattttttgtactcgtatgagCGAAGAGAAGGGTTAGAAGGTATAAAGAAAGAGGTCGAATTGGTGCGAATAGTGAAGATACATGGCCCCAAGGTATCTCTTTCGTCTCTGTTttagtataaaaaattgatataaatcATTCTGATACACATCTTCATCAATAaagctaggtaggtaattagaaACCACAGAGAGAGATTCGCGGATAGTCAGTTTACACCGAGAGATCAATTGCTATACATTACTTATCTATTATTATTAGTTGTTACTAATACTGAAAAATCCCCAATATCCGGTTGTATGTACGTAGATGTACATTTCAGATAATTTAAGGAGGCGCTATTAAAAACAGATCAATCGATATGTATACGATACCTGTCGGTTAACTTCTTGGCGAAACCGaaatcagtaattttcaaatggcCTTCTCTATCCAATAATAAATTTTCCGGTTTCAGGTCTCTATACACGATTCCTTTCGAATGTAAATAATCTAAGGCGATGACTATTTCGGCCGCGTAGAAATTAcctgcgaagaaaaaataaaatagagtaaaaaaaaatgtcaaaaatagacATATAGTAGGTATATTAAGTACATAAATAGGCGAGTATATATTTTATAGGGagaaaggaaaataaatgctcATAAATAGGCTAATACATAGATTAACTTTTGGATAATAGagctaaaaaagaaaattttgaattttagcaaccaaaaaaaaatgcaacgagTGATGCTTTTCGAGACCGATTTTCTCTCAGGTCGTCGCCAACAACGCCCGGTATCATTTCGTTTGGGTGACTAAACCATTCCAGTTATCAAAAGAGCGTACAAAAATAccccatccaaaaaaaaaatgatggaagctagattttattacgtaataaattttaaataaatttttaaaaatccaaaagctcctatgaaaaattcaaatttaataaaattgaaatgaaaaactgatatcTATTTTCTCCATTATTTTTGACCGCTCAAATCGATTGATTGGTCCCCGTTTCGGGTCCTTTCAGAGCCttcatcagattttttgaattttcctgcGTTGAAAACaggttaaatttcatttcggctctttaatgacaatttttccaacactggaaaatttgaaaatctatcGAGGCTCcgaaagtgctcaaaaaattactaatggATTTGGGAGATCAAAAAGAGAACATcaagcaaatttcagcttttctgcctcaattatatcaatttttaaaagttcgccaaaaatcgaaaaatgaaattcaacatctgGAATTTGGCTTGATAGTGCATTTTTTTAACTGGTTAAAAATCACcactgttgaaattttcaatgtttttcttaaaattattattttcaaaaattgtaagaaaatttaaaaaaaaacaagaaaaatgacggggaactcttttttttaaaaacatgttttcgtcgatttttccaacttgaaaattttatcaaattttttacatttttaacatTATTTCGTAGAAAAAGGGTATTTTTTATAGGCGATGTACAAAATAAATtcgtttgttttcaaaatatttactgAACATTCTAAcgttaaaagcaaaaaaaaacctgaattCTTATCTCTGAAAAGTTGAAGAATGAAGGCAAAGTGAGAGGGAGAACGGTTAAACAAAAATTCACGTGGATATTAAAAAAAGTAGCACCGTCGAGATTTTTTGTTGctctaaaatacctacattttgatcaataaaaaaaaaatgaaaaatcaactatggaaataaaaacaaatttcttttttaataaacaaaaaagctcatttttttcactttaattcATTTCTCGTTACAGAACTGAATCTCAGCTcattaaaatatacctaccaacacgattagaaaaaaaatcaaaattaaaaatcgactATTATAACGCACTTTGACCCACATTTGACATTTAAATTCGCGAACGTGcggtgaaaatattaaaaattgtacaatttcatCAGCGAGGAGTAATAAGAAGGtttattttggcataatttaaaacgacgataaatttttcttcacttcGCGAATCTTCCTCTTTCTACTTAAACATACACACATAGTATAGTTAGTCGCATGCTTAATACATATGTGGCGCATTTTCTCGACCActttttaatccaaaaaaaaaaaaaaaaaaaaaaaaaaaatgcgacagcgtgttgaaaaaaaagcacgctTTTAAATCTCGTGacgttaatttttattatagtACAATACACTCGAAGAGTTCAGACTTCAGATCCGCTTCTTGTATATGCAATTTTGACGCCTACCTACTAACAAATGCACCGTTGTATTTAATGGTGTTTGCGAGTAGTAGATGTACTTCGTtcgataaatttcaattaaCGTAGTAATGAAAAAAGCCATCGATTACGTCATTGACGAttacaatatttaaaatttccgCTAATGCTGATGTTGCTTTAATGTTTACATAtccattaataaaaaaaaagctccTGCCAACTATTAAATTTAACGATTCACGAATCGCCAATAAATTTAATTACTAataagaaaacattttaatatAACCGATGTTCGATCGAAGAAATCATATTTAATCCACATGTTGTACCCCTACTTAGACCCACTACGGTGAGATGAGCGTGGTAAGCAAAAGGAGCGAAGTACCCCCATTATTAATAAGTACAATATAATTTTGGAAACAATTCAAATCACCACTATTACCAATAAATAAGTGGAGGATGGGAGGTTATCTTCGCAATTGTCTAGATTTAAGATGAATTATTACATTAAGTAATACAATAAGCAAACGGTGCAgcaattttagaattgaaaatttttttctaataccaACCTGCACTCGACGTGAATCTGCCTGAGTTCCTGagatatgaaaataattcacCTCCGCATACATAATCTAAGATCATATATAAATTTC
This region of Planococcus citri chromosome 5, ihPlaCitr1.1, whole genome shotgun sequence genomic DNA includes:
- the LOC135847609 gene encoding DDB1- and CUL4-associated factor 11, which produces MGMSGSRDSSHIVRFNDSGIIESINEENELSDVAEVLNYLILSGQLNILMSREQWLRTFYDFEESEEEEYDYPAAPIPPPRINTPLNAANLNKSDIKTITERSCGLRQKRSLSRPRNIVDMLNMQKNGMPGSGNFTHGDMCKITNYRVPCHLVKDVDRYNTKAFISVFSDDGNKLLTVSQDRNLHLYDSSAPLYTPIKQEKGKDIDWSILDAAFTPDGATVIFSSWSNNIHAWRINDDSDQAGSAQDKLIIDVEESRFACFSVAVSYDGSYALAGANDGCIYMYDRHSDKRTLRLQAHEEDVNAVRFGSYGDDVILSGSDDGLIKVWDRRVINTNNPKAVGMFSGHRDGIAYLDMKGDGRHFISNSKDQTIKLWDMRKFSSTKEESRTREALCVPDWDYRWQPVPKKLKCKSPLPEDTSVMTYRGHAVLQTLIRAKFSPTRTTGQRYIYTGCASGRLVVYDLLTGKIEKVFKGHEANVRDVSWHPYRSEIVTASWDCRVKLWNSAPAMVDENDDEIPIKRVRRSARIAARQRDAETKSKIICVSDEGAGPSSI
- the Pka-C3 gene encoding cAMP-dependent protein kinase catalytic subunit 3, with the protein product MVFFKKTKAPDMSAGKYVPLTRNGTASSSAVNTTEVTTKSKDKSNKLDDFNIVRTIGTGTFGRVLLCQEKTTNKFYAMKILSIADVIRLKQTEHVKNEKNILLEINHPILVTLNWHWHDSRNLYMILDYVCGGELFSYLRNSGRFTSSAGNFYAAEIVIALDYLHSKGIVYRDLKPENLLLDREGHLKITDFGFAKKLTDRTWTLCGTPEYLAPEIIQSKGHNKAVDWWALGVLIYEMLVGYPPFFDDNPFGIYEKILAGKIEWNRFIDPIAKDLIKKLLVQDRTKRLGNMKNGADDVKRHRWFKHVDWKDVYHKRLKPPIVPRISFEGDTRNFDEYPEIDWKDAPFVGEEEQKVFEDF